In one Scyliorhinus canicula chromosome 3, sScyCan1.1, whole genome shotgun sequence genomic region, the following are encoded:
- the LOC119962794 gene encoding follistatin-A-like isoform X1 yields the protein MLRMLNSRAASVTLSLFIFLTIGDQRVQAGNCWLQQAKNGKCQVLYMTGVSREECCKSGRLGTAWTEDDVPSSTLFRWIIFNGGAPGCTPCKETCDNVDCGPGKRCKMNKRNKPRCVCAPDCSNVTWKGTVCGTDGKTYKDECVLLKARCKGHPELEVQYQGKCRKTCRDVLCPGSSVCVVDQTNSAYCVMCNPRICPEPSSPEQYLCGNDGITYASACHIRRATCLMGRSIGVAYEGKCIKAKSCDDIQCSSGKKCLWDNRLGRGRCAVCNVCQGGRSDEPVCATDNTTYPNECAMKSSACSSGTLLEIKHTGSCNSTVYSPIAITEEDEDEEDEQENNTFPKSTFPIW from the exons ATGCTAAGGATGCTTAATAGCAGAGCTGCGTCTGTGACTCTCTCACTTTTTATTTTCCTCACTATTGGAGATCAACGAGTGCAGG CTGGGAACTGCTGGCTGCAGCAAGCCAAGAACGGCAAATGCCAGGTCCTGTACATGACCGGGGTCAGCCGGGAGGAATGCTGCAAAAGTGGCAGGTTGGGCACAGCGTGGACGGAAGATGATGTGCCATCCAGTACCCTTTTCCGATGGATCATCTTTAACGGCGGAGCCCCTGGTTGCACGCCTTGTAAAG AAACCTGCGATAACGTTGATTGTGGGCCAGGTAAAAGGTGCAAAATGAACAAGAGGAATAAACCTCGATGTGTCTGTGCCCCAGACTGCTCCAACGTCACTTGGAAGGGTACCGTGTGCGGGACTGACGGAAAAACATACAAAGACGAATGTGTGCTCCTGAAGGCGAGATGCAAAGGGCATCCCGAACTGGAGGTCCAATACCAAGGCAAATGCAGAA AAACGTGCAGGGATGTCTTGTGTCCAGGCAGCTCGGTGTGTGTGGTGGATCAGACGAACAGCGCCTACTGTGTTATGTGTAACCCGAGGATTTGCCCTGAACCTTCGAGCCCCGAGCAGTATCTGTGTGGCAATGATGGGATCACGTACGCCAGCGCCTGCCATATCAGGCGGGCCACCTGCCTGATGGGCAGATCCATTGGAGTGGCATACGAAGGGAAATGTATAA AAGCCAAATCCTGTGATGACATACAGTGTAGTTCTGGAAAGAAGTGTCTCTGGGATAACCGGCTCGGCAGGGGTCGGTGTGCCGTTTGCAATGTGTGTCAGGGTGGACGCTCGGACGAGCCAGTCTGCGCCACTGATAACACCACCTACCCCAATGAGTGTGCAATGAAAAGTTCAGCCTGTTCCTCTGGCACCCTCCTGGAGATCAAACATACAGGATCGTGCAATT CTACCGTATATTCTCCCATAGCCATAACTGAAGAAGATGAagatgaagaagatgaacaagaaaataACACCTTTCCTAAATCTACATTTCCGATTTGGTAA
- the LOC119962794 gene encoding follistatin-A-like isoform X2, giving the protein MLRMLNSRAASVTLSLFIFLTIGDQRVQAGNCWLQQAKNGKCQVLYMTGVSREECCKSGRLGTAWTEDDVPSSTLFRWIIFNGGAPGCTPCKETCDNVDCGPGKRCKMNKRNKPRCVCAPDCSNVTWKGTVCGTDGKTYKDECVLLKARCKGHPELEVQYQGKCRKTCRDVLCPGSSVCVVDQTNSAYCVMCNPRICPEPSSPEQYLCGNDGITYASACHIRRATCLMGRSIGVAYEGKCIKAKSCDDIQCSSGKKCLWDNRLGRGRCAVCNVCQGGRSDEPVCATDNTTYPNECAMKSSACSSGTLLEIKHTGSCNSITEEDEDEEDEQENNTFPKSTFPIW; this is encoded by the exons ATGCTAAGGATGCTTAATAGCAGAGCTGCGTCTGTGACTCTCTCACTTTTTATTTTCCTCACTATTGGAGATCAACGAGTGCAGG CTGGGAACTGCTGGCTGCAGCAAGCCAAGAACGGCAAATGCCAGGTCCTGTACATGACCGGGGTCAGCCGGGAGGAATGCTGCAAAAGTGGCAGGTTGGGCACAGCGTGGACGGAAGATGATGTGCCATCCAGTACCCTTTTCCGATGGATCATCTTTAACGGCGGAGCCCCTGGTTGCACGCCTTGTAAAG AAACCTGCGATAACGTTGATTGTGGGCCAGGTAAAAGGTGCAAAATGAACAAGAGGAATAAACCTCGATGTGTCTGTGCCCCAGACTGCTCCAACGTCACTTGGAAGGGTACCGTGTGCGGGACTGACGGAAAAACATACAAAGACGAATGTGTGCTCCTGAAGGCGAGATGCAAAGGGCATCCCGAACTGGAGGTCCAATACCAAGGCAAATGCAGAA AAACGTGCAGGGATGTCTTGTGTCCAGGCAGCTCGGTGTGTGTGGTGGATCAGACGAACAGCGCCTACTGTGTTATGTGTAACCCGAGGATTTGCCCTGAACCTTCGAGCCCCGAGCAGTATCTGTGTGGCAATGATGGGATCACGTACGCCAGCGCCTGCCATATCAGGCGGGCCACCTGCCTGATGGGCAGATCCATTGGAGTGGCATACGAAGGGAAATGTATAA AAGCCAAATCCTGTGATGACATACAGTGTAGTTCTGGAAAGAAGTGTCTCTGGGATAACCGGCTCGGCAGGGGTCGGTGTGCCGTTTGCAATGTGTGTCAGGGTGGACGCTCGGACGAGCCAGTCTGCGCCACTGATAACACCACCTACCCCAATGAGTGTGCAATGAAAAGTTCAGCCTGTTCCTCTGGCACCCTCCTGGAGATCAAACATACAGGATCGTGCAATT CCATAACTGAAGAAGATGAagatgaagaagatgaacaagaaaataACACCTTTCCTAAATCTACATTTCCGATTTGGTAA
- the LOC119962794 gene encoding follistatin-A-like isoform X3, translating into MLRMLNSRAASVTLSLFIFLTIGDQRVQAGNCWLQQAKNGKCQVLYMTGVSREECCKSGRLGTAWTEDDVPSSTLFRWIIFNGGAPGCTPCKETCDNVDCGPGKRCKMNKRNKPRCVCAPDCSNVTWKGTVCGTDGKTYKDECVLLKARCKGHPELEVQYQGKCRKTCRDVLCPGSSVCVVDQTNSAYCVMCNPRICPEPSSPEQYLCGNDGITYASACHIRRATCLMGRSIGVAYEGKCIKAKSCDDIQCSSGKKCLWDNRLGRGRCAVCNVCQGGRSDEPVCATDNTTYPNECAMKSSACSSGTLLEIKHTGSCN; encoded by the exons ATGCTAAGGATGCTTAATAGCAGAGCTGCGTCTGTGACTCTCTCACTTTTTATTTTCCTCACTATTGGAGATCAACGAGTGCAGG CTGGGAACTGCTGGCTGCAGCAAGCCAAGAACGGCAAATGCCAGGTCCTGTACATGACCGGGGTCAGCCGGGAGGAATGCTGCAAAAGTGGCAGGTTGGGCACAGCGTGGACGGAAGATGATGTGCCATCCAGTACCCTTTTCCGATGGATCATCTTTAACGGCGGAGCCCCTGGTTGCACGCCTTGTAAAG AAACCTGCGATAACGTTGATTGTGGGCCAGGTAAAAGGTGCAAAATGAACAAGAGGAATAAACCTCGATGTGTCTGTGCCCCAGACTGCTCCAACGTCACTTGGAAGGGTACCGTGTGCGGGACTGACGGAAAAACATACAAAGACGAATGTGTGCTCCTGAAGGCGAGATGCAAAGGGCATCCCGAACTGGAGGTCCAATACCAAGGCAAATGCAGAA AAACGTGCAGGGATGTCTTGTGTCCAGGCAGCTCGGTGTGTGTGGTGGATCAGACGAACAGCGCCTACTGTGTTATGTGTAACCCGAGGATTTGCCCTGAACCTTCGAGCCCCGAGCAGTATCTGTGTGGCAATGATGGGATCACGTACGCCAGCGCCTGCCATATCAGGCGGGCCACCTGCCTGATGGGCAGATCCATTGGAGTGGCATACGAAGGGAAATGTATAA AAGCCAAATCCTGTGATGACATACAGTGTAGTTCTGGAAAGAAGTGTCTCTGGGATAACCGGCTCGGCAGGGGTCGGTGTGCCGTTTGCAATGTGTGTCAGGGTGGACGCTCGGACGAGCCAGTCTGCGCCACTGATAACACCACCTACCCCAATGAGTGTGCAATGAAAAGTTCAGCCTGTTCCTCTGGCACCCTCCTGGAGATCAAACATACAGGATCGTGCAATT GA
- the LOC119962794 gene encoding follistatin-like isoform X4 encodes MTGVSREECCKSGRLGTAWTEDDVPSSTLFRWIIFNGGAPGCTPCKETCDNVDCGPGKRCKMNKRNKPRCVCAPDCSNVTWKGTVCGTDGKTYKDECVLLKARCKGHPELEVQYQGKCRKTCRDVLCPGSSVCVVDQTNSAYCVMCNPRICPEPSSPEQYLCGNDGITYASACHIRRATCLMGRSIGVAYEGKCIKAKSCDDIQCSSGKKCLWDNRLGRGRCAVCNVCQGGRSDEPVCATDNTTYPNECAMKSSACSSGTLLEIKHTGSCNSTVYSPIAITEEDEDEEDEQENNTFPKSTFPIW; translated from the exons ATGACCGGGGTCAGCCGGGAGGAATGCTGCAAAAGTGGCAGGTTGGGCACAGCGTGGACGGAAGATGATGTGCCATCCAGTACCCTTTTCCGATGGATCATCTTTAACGGCGGAGCCCCTGGTTGCACGCCTTGTAAAG AAACCTGCGATAACGTTGATTGTGGGCCAGGTAAAAGGTGCAAAATGAACAAGAGGAATAAACCTCGATGTGTCTGTGCCCCAGACTGCTCCAACGTCACTTGGAAGGGTACCGTGTGCGGGACTGACGGAAAAACATACAAAGACGAATGTGTGCTCCTGAAGGCGAGATGCAAAGGGCATCCCGAACTGGAGGTCCAATACCAAGGCAAATGCAGAA AAACGTGCAGGGATGTCTTGTGTCCAGGCAGCTCGGTGTGTGTGGTGGATCAGACGAACAGCGCCTACTGTGTTATGTGTAACCCGAGGATTTGCCCTGAACCTTCGAGCCCCGAGCAGTATCTGTGTGGCAATGATGGGATCACGTACGCCAGCGCCTGCCATATCAGGCGGGCCACCTGCCTGATGGGCAGATCCATTGGAGTGGCATACGAAGGGAAATGTATAA AAGCCAAATCCTGTGATGACATACAGTGTAGTTCTGGAAAGAAGTGTCTCTGGGATAACCGGCTCGGCAGGGGTCGGTGTGCCGTTTGCAATGTGTGTCAGGGTGGACGCTCGGACGAGCCAGTCTGCGCCACTGATAACACCACCTACCCCAATGAGTGTGCAATGAAAAGTTCAGCCTGTTCCTCTGGCACCCTCCTGGAGATCAAACATACAGGATCGTGCAATT CTACCGTATATTCTCCCATAGCCATAACTGAAGAAGATGAagatgaagaagatgaacaagaaaataACACCTTTCCTAAATCTACATTTCCGATTTGGTAA